The following coding sequences lie in one Capnocytophaga stomatis genomic window:
- a CDS encoding DUF2750 domain-containing protein, which yields MHDFIHKILENGLVFYLKNKKEVAVCPSNTFFIEETNTPISVFPFWSDKLTAERCRKEEWENYEVSEISLADFMEFWCLGMYEDGVAAGIDFDENLCGEEEIPTELLKKIIDEVEKTNTKITFKNFKTLKQLKNYLETED from the coding sequence ATGCACGATTTTATTCATAAAATACTTGAAAACGGACTGGTTTTCTATCTGAAAAACAAGAAGGAAGTAGCCGTTTGTCCATCAAATACCTTTTTTATTGAAGAAACAAACACTCCCATTTCAGTTTTTCCGTTTTGGTCGGACAAATTGACGGCAGAACGTTGCCGCAAGGAAGAATGGGAAAATTATGAAGTTTCGGAAATTTCACTTGCTGATTTTATGGAGTTTTGGTGTTTGGGAATGTATGAAGATGGCGTGGCAGCGGGCATCGATTTTGATGAAAATTTGTGTGGAGAAGAAGAAATCCCGACAGAATTACTCAAAAAAATAATTGATGAAGTTGAAAAAACCAATACAAAAATCACATTCAAAAATTTCAAAACATTAAAACAACTCAAAAACTATTTAGAAACAGAAGATTAA
- the ffh gene encoding signal recognition particle protein, giving the protein MFDNLSDKLEKALHNLKGHGKITEINVAETLKEVRRALLDADVNYKIAKEFTNKVKEKALGQSVLTTLQPGQLMVKIVKDELTELMGGDASGVNLSGNPSVILMSGLQGSGKTTFSGKLANFLKKKKNKKPLLVACDVYRPAAIDQLHIVGEQVGVEVFSDKGNNNPVDIAQKGVQYAKSNGYNVVIVDTAGRLAVDEQMMNEISNIHKAINPQETLFVVDSMTGQDAVNTAKAFNDVLNFDGVILTKLDGDTRGGAAISIKSVVNKPIKFIGTGEKMDAIDIFYPERMADRILGMGDVISLVERAQEQFDEEQARKLQKKIAKNQFGFDDFLEQIQQIKKMGSMKDLLGMLPGVGKAVKDLDIGDDSFKHIEAIIYSMTPKERSNPSIIDSNRKKRIAKGSGRDIQEVNQLLKQFTQMSKMMKMMQGGGGRKMMQMMQGMRQ; this is encoded by the coding sequence ATGTTTGATAATTTAAGTGATAAGTTAGAAAAAGCCCTGCATAACCTCAAAGGGCACGGAAAAATTACCGAAATTAACGTTGCTGAAACCTTAAAAGAAGTGCGTCGTGCCTTACTTGATGCCGACGTAAACTACAAAATAGCAAAAGAATTTACCAATAAAGTAAAAGAAAAAGCATTAGGACAGAGCGTACTTACTACGTTGCAACCCGGTCAGTTAATGGTAAAAATCGTTAAAGACGAACTTACTGAGCTTATGGGCGGTGATGCTTCGGGAGTAAATTTGTCAGGAAATCCGTCTGTGATTTTGATGTCAGGTTTGCAAGGTTCGGGTAAAACAACTTTTTCGGGCAAATTGGCTAACTTCCTTAAAAAGAAAAAAAATAAAAAACCTTTGTTAGTTGCTTGTGACGTTTACCGCCCTGCAGCGATTGACCAGCTTCATATCGTTGGGGAACAAGTGGGCGTTGAAGTCTTTTCAGATAAAGGAAATAACAATCCTGTTGATATCGCTCAAAAAGGAGTTCAGTACGCTAAATCAAACGGTTACAATGTTGTAATTGTGGATACGGCAGGTCGTTTGGCAGTTGATGAACAAATGATGAATGAAATTTCAAATATTCATAAAGCCATCAATCCGCAAGAAACTCTTTTTGTTGTGGATTCAATGACTGGGCAAGATGCCGTGAATACCGCCAAAGCATTTAACGATGTACTTAATTTTGATGGAGTTATCCTTACCAAATTAGACGGCGATACGCGTGGTGGAGCTGCGATTTCTATCAAATCGGTTGTAAATAAACCAATTAAGTTTATTGGTACGGGCGAGAAAATGGATGCTATTGATATTTTCTATCCTGAACGTATGGCCGACCGTATTTTGGGAATGGGTGACGTGATCTCACTTGTGGAACGTGCTCAAGAACAGTTTGATGAAGAACAAGCCAGAAAATTACAGAAGAAAATTGCTAAAAATCAGTTTGGTTTTGATGACTTTTTGGAACAAATACAGCAAATCAAGAAAATGGGAAGTATGAAAGACCTTTTGGGAATGCTTCCTGGGGTTGGAAAAGCTGTGAAAGACCTTGATATAGGCGATGATTCTTTCAAACATATCGAAGCAATTATTTATTCGATGACTCCGAAGGAACGTAGCAATCCGTCAATTATTGACAGTAACCGCAAAAAACGTATTGCCAAAGGAAGCGGACGTGATATTCAGGAAGTTAACCAGCTTTTGAAACAATTCACGCAAATGAGCAAAATGATGAAAATGATGCAAGGTGGTGGCGGTAGAAAAATGATGCAAATGATGCAGGGAATGAGGCAATAA
- a CDS encoding DUF4199 domain-containing protein has product METNAVNSKNIMLKNGLYLGLASIAISVIWYATGNTYSTNPLMGTLLTIIGLGISIFFIVVAIKKFKAENNGYLFLSQALKIGIGVALIGGVIAAAYALLFTTVIEPDYFEKLLEVQRQAMIEANPNLTEQQLQAMGEMAEKFSLSPFTTFTFSIIGSLFSGLIISLIAGAVMQKKEQVY; this is encoded by the coding sequence ATGGAAACAAATGCAGTGAACAGCAAAAACATTATGCTAAAAAACGGACTTTATTTAGGTTTGGCATCTATCGCGATAAGTGTAATTTGGTATGCTACAGGGAATACTTATTCCACAAATCCATTGATGGGAACCTTACTGACTATTATCGGTTTAGGAATTTCAATATTTTTCATCGTTGTTGCAATCAAAAAATTTAAAGCAGAAAATAATGGTTATTTATTTTTGAGCCAAGCCTTAAAAATAGGGATTGGAGTTGCATTGATTGGTGGCGTTATAGCAGCTGCTTACGCGTTACTTTTCACCACTGTAATTGAACCTGATTATTTTGAAAAGCTCCTTGAAGTTCAGCGACAAGCAATGATTGAAGCTAACCCTAATTTGACCGAACAACAATTACAAGCTATGGGAGAAATGGCTGAGAAATTTTCTCTTTCTCCATTTACCACATTTACATTTTCCATCATTGGGAGTTTATTTTCTGGACTAATTATATCCCTAATTGCGGGAGCTGTAATGCAGAAAAAAGAACAAGTATATTAA
- a CDS encoding efflux RND transporter permease subunit yields MIKWFKAEFWTTIARLILRNRITVLVGIALITIFLAIQWKNIRFTFTEANMLPNEHPVNLEYKDFLSKFGEEGNLILLAIKNENIYTPEILNQWNELSRKLKNFKEINAVISVENLPILVKDTTTQSFVTSSLLKGKIETQKQADSIKTILAERLPFYEGLIYNKETQTLQTAVYMDKKIINTKARKDFIINQFIPIIKNFEQQTKLKVHTSGMPYIRTLSAQSIMDEIGLFIGAALFTTSLIFFLFFRSFRAMFISMTVVSIGVMWTFGFLGLFDYEITILTGLIPPLIIVIGIPNCIFLINKYQQEINKHGNQAKSLQRVIRNIGNVTLLTNLTTAIGFATFIFTASDLLQEFGVIASLSVISIFFISLLIIPIIYSFMKVPKAKHLRHLSRNWIGGLIRWLENTVKHHRFAVFSVAVTLLVTSIIGIYQIKISGSLIEDMPKSAPFFDDILFFEKEFGGIMPLEITVNTKQKNGVTKLATLKRLEELTSHLEEIPEISKPISILNLVKYAKQTYYNGNPDYYELPTAQEQNFILSYVRNSKGNAQMLSSYIDSSGQTARITTFMKDIGTEKKMQQIEESIYAKAKKLFPEDRYELKITGKAYLFTKGTSYLVTNLVYSLALAILLIALIMSYMFRSFKMIVVSLVPNILPLLITAGMMGFLGIPLKPSTILVFSIAFGISVDDTIHFLAKYRQELVARNWKISKSVYAALRETGISMFYTSIVLLFGFSVFLLSGFGGTKALGGLVSVTLLFAMATNLLFLPSLLLALERSIANKETLKEPQIEIFPEEEKEEETKSE; encoded by the coding sequence ATGATTAAATGGTTTAAAGCAGAATTTTGGACAACCATTGCACGATTAATACTACGAAATAGAATAACTGTTCTGGTAGGTATTGCACTGATTACCATTTTTTTAGCTATTCAGTGGAAAAATATTCGTTTTACTTTTACGGAAGCGAATATGCTGCCAAACGAACATCCTGTAAATTTGGAGTACAAGGACTTTTTATCAAAATTCGGAGAGGAAGGAAATTTGATTCTACTTGCCATCAAAAATGAAAATATTTACACTCCTGAAATATTAAATCAATGGAATGAATTAAGCAGAAAACTTAAAAATTTTAAAGAAATAAATGCTGTAATTTCGGTTGAAAATCTGCCAATTTTGGTAAAAGATACTACAACACAAAGCTTCGTTACGAGTTCACTTTTAAAAGGAAAAATTGAAACTCAAAAACAGGCAGATAGCATAAAAACAATACTTGCCGAAAGACTTCCTTTTTATGAGGGACTGATTTATAATAAAGAAACACAAACTTTACAAACTGCGGTGTATATGGATAAAAAAATCATAAACACTAAAGCTCGTAAAGATTTCATTATTAATCAGTTTATTCCTATAATAAAAAATTTTGAACAACAAACCAAGCTGAAGGTTCACACCTCGGGAATGCCTTACATTCGTACACTTAGTGCTCAAAGCATTATGGATGAGATAGGTTTGTTCATCGGGGCAGCTTTGTTCACAACCTCACTTATTTTTTTCTTGTTTTTCCGTTCGTTTCGGGCGATGTTTATTTCAATGACAGTCGTGTCCATTGGAGTTATGTGGACGTTCGGTTTCCTTGGATTGTTTGATTACGAAATCACGATTCTTACGGGATTAATTCCTCCGCTGATAATCGTTATCGGAATTCCAAACTGTATCTTCTTGATTAACAAATATCAACAAGAAATAAACAAACACGGAAATCAAGCAAAATCGCTTCAACGTGTTATCCGAAATATAGGTAACGTAACCTTGCTTACAAATCTTACTACTGCCATTGGTTTTGCTACATTCATATTTACAGCCAGCGACCTTTTGCAAGAATTTGGTGTAATTGCCTCATTGAGTGTAATTTCCATTTTCTTTATTTCGCTTCTCATAATTCCTATTATATATAGTTTTATGAAAGTTCCGAAAGCAAAACACTTGCGTCATTTGAGTCGTAATTGGATTGGTGGACTTATTCGCTGGCTTGAAAACACGGTTAAACATCATCGATTTGCAGTATTTTCTGTTGCTGTTACTTTGCTTGTTACCAGTATTATAGGAATTTATCAAATCAAAATCTCAGGAAGTTTGATTGAAGATATGCCTAAATCTGCCCCTTTCTTTGATGATATTTTGTTTTTTGAGAAAGAATTTGGCGGAATTATGCCTTTGGAAATCACTGTAAATACAAAACAGAAAAACGGCGTAACCAAATTGGCAACTCTCAAACGACTTGAAGAACTTACTTCTCACTTGGAGGAAATTCCTGAAATTTCAAAGCCAATTTCAATTCTGAATTTGGTAAAATACGCAAAACAAACGTATTACAACGGAAATCCGGATTATTACGAATTGCCTACCGCACAGGAACAGAATTTTATCCTGTCGTATGTGCGAAATTCAAAAGGAAACGCTCAAATGTTGTCATCTTATATAGATTCATCGGGGCAAACGGCTCGTATTACGACCTTTATGAAGGACATCGGTACAGAGAAAAAGATGCAACAAATTGAAGAAAGCATTTACGCAAAGGCTAAAAAATTATTTCCAGAAGACAGATATGAGCTGAAAATCACAGGAAAAGCGTATTTGTTTACAAAAGGAACTTCTTATTTGGTTACGAATTTGGTATATTCGTTGGCTTTGGCAATTTTACTGATTGCACTAATTATGTCGTATATGTTCCGTTCTTTCAAAATGATTGTAGTTTCATTGGTTCCGAACATTTTACCTTTGTTGATAACAGCAGGAATGATGGGATTTTTAGGAATTCCGTTAAAACCTTCTACTATATTGGTTTTCAGTATTGCATTTGGAATTTCGGTAGATGATACAATTCACTTTTTGGCTAAATATCGTCAGGAATTGGTTGCCCGAAATTGGAAAATCAGCAAGTCGGTTTATGCTGCGTTACGTGAAACGGGAATTAGTATGTTCTACACTTCCATTGTGTTACTTTTCGGATTTTCAGTGTTTTTGCTATCAGGATTTGGCGGAACAAAAGCTCTCGGAGGATTGGTGTCCGTGACATTGCTTTTTGCGATGGCTACAAATTTGCTGTTTTTGCCAAGTTTGTTGCTGGCTCTTGAAAGAAGCATCGCAAATAAGGAAACTTTAAAAGAACCTCAAATAGAGATTTTTCCGGAGGAAGAAAAAGAAGAAGAAACAAAATCCGAATAA
- a CDS encoding DUF4136 domain-containing protein — protein sequence MKNAVSIIIVLFIALTSFSCASISVAVDYDGKADFSAYKSYAFFKEGVDKAQISDLDKRRILRAIEQNLNAKGMVISENPDFLVNIFTRERENINVYNNLYYWGWEMGWRPFWGGASYSVSSNAEGTLYIEIIDAKKKELLWQGKGTGYIPQNVEAKEEAIANFVNKILEKYPPMKK from the coding sequence ATGAAAAATGCAGTATCAATTATCATTGTTTTATTCATTGCTTTGACTTCATTTTCGTGTGCAAGTATATCTGTAGCAGTGGATTATGACGGAAAAGCAGATTTTTCTGCCTACAAGTCGTATGCTTTCTTTAAAGAAGGTGTGGACAAAGCTCAAATTTCGGATTTGGACAAAAGACGTATCTTGCGTGCCATAGAGCAAAATCTCAATGCAAAAGGAATGGTAATTTCCGAAAATCCTGATTTTCTGGTAAATATTTTTACAAGAGAACGTGAAAATATTAATGTTTACAACAATCTTTATTATTGGGGATGGGAAATGGGATGGAGACCTTTTTGGGGAGGAGCCTCTTACAGTGTAAGTAGCAATGCCGAAGGAACTCTTTACATTGAAATTATTGATGCCAAGAAAAAAGAACTCCTCTGGCAGGGAAAAGGAACTGGGTATATTCCTCAGAATGTGGAAGCTAAGGAAGAAGCTATTGCCAATTTTGTAAATAAAATTTTGGAAAAATATCCACCGATGAAAAAATAA
- the metK gene encoding methionine adenosyltransferase — translation MGYLFTSESVSEGHPDKIADQISDALIDNFLAFDPTSKVACETLVTTGQVVLAGEVKSNTYIDVQQIARNVIRKIGYTKSEYMFEANSCGILSAIHEQSPDINQGVDRGNPEEQGAGDQGMMFGYAVNETENYMPLALDLSHALLKELAELRRENKEITYLRPDAKSQVTLEYSDDNKPVRINTIVISTQHDDFDTEEKMLQKIKNDIVTILIPRVIKKYPQYAPFFDDNIIYHINPTGIFVIGGPHGDTGLTGRKIIVDTYGGKGAHGGGAFSGKDPSKVDRSAAYAMRHIAKNMVAAGVADEILVQVSYAIGVAEPTGLYVNTYGTSKVNLTDGEIALKVGKIFRLRPYDIEQRLKLRNPIYSETAAYGHMGRTPQTITKVFTSPYNETKTIEVELFTWEKLDFVDKIKTEFGI, via the coding sequence ATGGGATATTTATTTACCTCCGAGTCCGTTTCAGAAGGACATCCAGACAAAATTGCAGACCAAATTAGTGATGCACTTATTGACAATTTTTTAGCCTTTGACCCTACCTCAAAAGTTGCCTGTGAAACTTTAGTAACAACAGGGCAAGTGGTGCTTGCTGGCGAAGTAAAATCGAACACTTATATTGATGTTCAGCAAATTGCACGAAATGTTATTCGCAAAATTGGCTACACCAAAAGTGAATATATGTTTGAGGCAAATTCTTGCGGAATTTTGTCGGCAATTCACGAGCAATCACCTGATATTAATCAAGGAGTTGACAGAGGAAATCCGGAAGAGCAAGGAGCCGGAGACCAAGGTATGATGTTTGGTTATGCGGTTAATGAAACTGAGAATTATATGCCCTTGGCGTTGGATTTGTCACACGCTTTATTGAAGGAATTAGCCGAGTTACGTCGTGAAAATAAGGAAATTACATACCTTCGTCCCGATGCTAAAAGTCAGGTTACTTTGGAATATAGCGATGATAACAAACCCGTTCGCATCAATACAATAGTAATTTCAACGCAACACGATGACTTTGATACGGAAGAAAAAATGTTGCAAAAGATTAAAAATGACATTGTAACTATCTTAATTCCAAGAGTTATCAAAAAATATCCGCAATACGCTCCTTTCTTTGATGATAATATTATTTATCACATCAATCCGACAGGTATTTTCGTTATTGGAGGTCCGCACGGCGACACGGGACTAACAGGCAGAAAAATCATTGTGGACACTTACGGCGGAAAAGGAGCTCACGGCGGAGGAGCTTTTTCAGGGAAAGACCCAAGTAAAGTGGACAGAAGTGCGGCTTACGCAATGCGACATATCGCTAAAAATATGGTTGCTGCCGGAGTTGCAGATGAAATTTTGGTACAGGTGAGTTATGCTATCGGAGTTGCAGAACCTACTGGGCTGTATGTCAATACTTACGGGACTTCAAAAGTAAATTTGACCGATGGCGAAATTGCTCTAAAAGTTGGAAAAATTTTCAGATTGCGTCCGTACGACATTGAGCAACGATTGAAGCTTCGTAATCCAATATACAGTGAAACAGCAGCTTACGGGCATATGGGACGTACTCCGCAAACCATCACCAAAGTCTTTACTTCACCTTATAATGAAACAAAAACTATTGAAGTAGAGCTTTTTACGTGGGAAAAATTAGATTTTGTGGACAAAATTAAAACCGAATTCGGAATATAA
- a CDS encoding murein L,D-transpeptidase catalytic domain family protein, protein MNKIFRVICLFILFISTHLTKAENAVFNPISDSISSKEYVSLALKKMETNIKDIYDEIGAEQYDLNFEAFRYAYIGYQSLRKQQRLNDKEIFSIIDFSKDCNTKRFYTIDLESKQVIYNTYVAHGKKSGEKTATSFSNVKESNKSSIGFYITGKTYMGSRGFSLQLHGDEKGYNSNMAERGVVIHTADYASEDYIKRNGRMGRSLGCPVLPKNIYKQVIETIKEKTMIFAYYNNPKYLSSSKYLNVLKLIEYSVL, encoded by the coding sequence ATGAACAAGATATTCCGTGTAATTTGTTTATTTATTTTATTTATCTCAACACATCTAACAAAAGCAGAAAATGCTGTTTTTAACCCAATTAGCGATTCCATTAGCTCAAAAGAGTACGTTTCTCTGGCTCTGAAAAAGATGGAAACAAACATCAAAGATATTTATGATGAAATCGGTGCCGAACAATACGATTTAAACTTCGAGGCTTTCAGATACGCCTACATTGGTTACCAATCTCTCAGAAAACAACAACGACTGAACGATAAAGAAATCTTCTCAATTATCGACTTCTCAAAAGATTGCAATACAAAGCGTTTCTACACAATTGATTTAGAAAGCAAACAAGTTATCTACAATACTTACGTTGCACACGGCAAAAAAAGCGGAGAGAAAACGGCCACTTCATTCTCAAATGTTAAAGAATCTAACAAAAGTAGCATAGGCTTCTATATAACGGGAAAAACCTATATGGGAAGTAGAGGATTTAGCTTGCAACTTCACGGTGATGAAAAAGGATATAATAGCAATATGGCTGAACGTGGAGTTGTAATTCACACAGCGGATTATGCCAGTGAAGACTATATAAAGAGAAATGGTCGTATGGGAAGAAGTTTGGGATGCCCTGTACTTCCTAAAAATATTTACAAACAAGTTATAGAAACAATCAAAGAAAAAACGATGATTTTTGCTTACTACAACAATCCGAAGTACTTGAGTTCATCTAAATACTTGAATGTCTTAAAATTAATTGAATATTCTGTACTTTAA
- a CDS encoding L,D-transpeptidase family protein, whose amino-acid sequence MKKHFLIFLGIFIVLQSCGNQQTPKELVEEIKQRETYENSKTISLSDTTQKSFNQIFIKDSVLRKSVISDTKNFYKQNGFQTRWLYENKPGKLFYEYMKILENSENYGLNPETYNHKLLLQSVDSLYASSPTLSEIEKLDKEITSSFLLLTSHLGRGRITKLAHGKHVWRRSKKNRDDLEILLKVKDNEKLSEIVEALHPQHSLYKRMSEKYKALKNTEEDSITEVVILKPKEFSIGYKHKSVENLRHNLAQKGYEAIPESSVDKVDSTLLRALMKFQEDKGIKPDGIPGKSTLYYLNMTISQKRDLLELNMERIRLLNNDLGDNYIVVNIPEFKMFIYHKDSMIHQMNVIVGKEYTATPVFVDTLKYVEFRPTWTVPQSIIKNEMIPQIVSQSDPEKYQKRGYTLYENGKKVDPKTINWESPDINKRKFRFVEAPSARNSLGLVKFILTNDMSIYLHDTPSPKLFARENRALSHGCIRVEEPAELAYLLLKNQDDWTREKVVEAMNSGRNQRRIALNTKFLVNMLYITAWVDEKGELIIKNDIYGFDQEQLKELRKFQN is encoded by the coding sequence ATGAAAAAACATTTTCTTATCTTTTTAGGAATATTTATAGTTTTACAAAGTTGTGGAAATCAGCAAACACCAAAAGAACTTGTTGAAGAAATCAAACAGCGGGAAACTTATGAAAATTCTAAAACAATTTCTTTATCTGATACTACGCAAAAGTCTTTTAATCAGATATTTATAAAGGATAGTGTACTTCGAAAATCTGTGATTTCCGACACCAAAAATTTCTATAAACAAAACGGATTTCAAACGCGTTGGCTTTACGAAAATAAGCCCGGAAAACTTTTTTATGAGTATATGAAAATCTTGGAAAATTCCGAAAATTACGGATTAAATCCTGAAACGTATAATCATAAGCTTTTGTTACAATCCGTTGATAGTCTTTACGCTTCCTCTCCTACTCTTTCAGAAATTGAAAAGTTGGATAAGGAAATTACTTCCTCTTTCTTACTATTAACCAGCCATTTAGGACGTGGAAGAATCACGAAATTAGCTCACGGAAAGCACGTGTGGAGACGCTCAAAAAAGAACAGAGATGATTTGGAAATTTTGCTGAAAGTAAAAGATAATGAAAAATTATCGGAAATTGTTGAGGCTCTTCATCCTCAACATTCTCTCTACAAGCGAATGAGTGAGAAATATAAAGCATTGAAAAACACAGAAGAAGATTCAATAACAGAAGTTGTAATCCTCAAACCGAAAGAGTTTTCCATAGGCTACAAACACAAATCGGTAGAGAATTTGCGACATAATTTGGCACAAAAGGGCTATGAGGCAATTCCCGAAAGTTCAGTAGATAAGGTAGATAGCACATTGCTAAGAGCATTGATGAAATTTCAGGAAGACAAAGGTATAAAACCTGATGGAATTCCCGGAAAATCAACGCTTTACTATTTGAATATGACCATTTCACAGAAACGAGATTTGCTTGAACTTAATATGGAGCGTATTCGATTGTTAAACAATGATTTAGGAGATAATTACATTGTAGTAAACATTCCTGAATTTAAAATGTTCATATACCATAAAGATTCTATGATTCATCAAATGAATGTGATTGTAGGGAAAGAATATACAGCTACACCTGTGTTTGTGGATACGCTAAAATATGTTGAATTCCGTCCTACTTGGACTGTTCCTCAAAGTATTATAAAAAATGAGATGATTCCGCAAATAGTATCACAGTCCGACCCTGAAAAGTATCAAAAACGAGGATATACACTTTATGAAAATGGAAAAAAAGTAGATCCAAAAACTATTAATTGGGAAAGTCCTGATATTAACAAACGAAAATTCAGATTTGTAGAAGCTCCTTCTGCCCGAAATTCTTTAGGTCTGGTGAAGTTTATTTTAACAAATGATATGAGCATTTACCTTCACGACACACCTTCTCCTAAATTATTTGCCAGAGAAAATCGAGCTTTAAGTCACGGATGCATACGTGTGGAAGAGCCAGCAGAATTGGCATATCTTCTTCTGAAAAATCAAGATGATTGGACAAGAGAAAAAGTAGTAGAAGCTATGAATTCAGGAAGAAATCAAAGACGTATTGCACTGAATACTAAGTTCTTGGTAAATATGCTTTATATCACGGCTTGGGTAGATGAAAAAGGAGAGTTGATAATCAAAAACGATATATACGGATTTGACCAAGAGCAACTTAAGGAGTTAAGAAAATTTCAAAACTAA
- a CDS encoding aromatic amino acid ammonia-lyase, translated as MIHYISNDVLILEHIESLLINDTRLKLSEEAIINVQKCNAFLNEEVLSKSQKKDINNQYFILKSYASGVGEAVPDEVVKLMLFLKIQSLCYGFSGVRLEIVERLLDFFNNNILPVVYSKNNPDDRIALAHLSLPLIGEGEVRIKGKVFSACELESKFGWKPIELRDKEAEALLGGTQLTTAFGACNLIKSLKLCRISDFISSISVQVFGVNSLFFSEQVQIVRPHKGQIQTADSIRKFMDYNKLELNKAVAASAPEAFCAIPQVHGAVKDTIAYVRKIIKTEINSTTDNLLVFPEKKQIILGGNSHTLPLSLGLDFLSIALTSLGNISERRIFYLISTLSTENNDENSSIFLNFPVLQRITEGILAENKRLSVPVSVESPIFTEKMTNIKGMGGSSAVKCYEVIRNIEQILAIELLIVTLIIFNKKIHYNSEIIKTYIEYLDFDTNKQDLKKYIEKTLLFFKENEII; from the coding sequence ATGATTCACTATATATCCAATGATGTGTTGATTTTGGAACACATTGAGTCTCTGCTAATCAATGATACCAGACTGAAGTTATCAGAAGAAGCAATAATTAATGTGCAAAAATGTAATGCTTTTCTGAATGAAGAAGTTTTAAGCAAATCTCAAAAAAAAGATATTAATAATCAGTATTTTATACTTAAATCGTATGCCAGCGGAGTTGGAGAAGCCGTTCCTGATGAAGTGGTAAAATTAATGTTGTTTCTAAAAATTCAGTCTCTGTGTTACGGATTTAGTGGCGTTCGTTTGGAAATTGTGGAGCGTTTGCTTGATTTTTTTAATAACAACATACTGCCTGTGGTGTATTCTAAAAACAATCCTGATGACCGTATTGCTCTGGCTCACTTGTCGTTACCTTTAATAGGAGAAGGAGAAGTACGAATTAAAGGAAAGGTTTTTTCTGCCTGTGAACTGGAATCTAAATTTGGATGGAAACCCATAGAATTGAGAGATAAAGAAGCAGAAGCTCTGTTGGGAGGCACACAACTTACAACTGCTTTCGGGGCTTGTAATTTGATTAAATCATTGAAATTGTGCAGAATATCTGATTTTATTTCATCTATTTCGGTACAAGTTTTTGGTGTAAATAGCTTATTTTTTTCAGAACAAGTACAAATTGTACGTCCGCATAAGGGACAAATTCAAACAGCCGATTCCATTCGTAAATTTATGGATTACAATAAATTAGAGTTGAATAAAGCTGTTGCTGCTTCCGCTCCTGAGGCTTTTTGTGCCATTCCACAAGTACACGGAGCAGTGAAAGATACAATTGCATATGTGAGAAAAATTATCAAAACGGAAATCAATTCAACAACTGATAATCTTTTGGTTTTCCCAGAAAAGAAACAAATTATTTTGGGAGGGAATTCGCATACTTTACCGTTGTCACTTGGTTTGGATTTTCTTTCAATTGCATTGACGAGCTTGGGGAATATCTCTGAAAGAAGAATTTTTTACTTAATTTCTACTTTAAGTACCGAAAACAATGATGAAAATTCCTCAATATTTTTAAATTTTCCTGTTCTTCAGCGTATAACTGAAGGAATTTTAGCAGAAAATAAGCGATTATCAGTTCCTGTAAGTGTAGAAAGTCCTATTTTCACCGAAAAAATGACAAATATTAAAGGAATGGGAGGAAGTTCGGCCGTAAAATGTTATGAAGTTATTAGAAATATAGAACAAATTCTGGCTATTGAACTACTGATAGTAACTTTGATTATATTCAATAAAAAAATTCATTACAATTCTGAAATCATAAAAACATATATCGAATATTTAGATTTTGATACAAACAAACAAGATTTAAAGAAATATATTGAAAAAACACTATTATTTTTTAAAGAAAACGAAATTATTTAA